Proteins encoded by one window of Candidatus Aegiribacteria sp.:
- a CDS encoding 3-dehydroquinate dehydratase: MNSPRMIAVINGPNLSRLGEREPAHYGNTTQSELIELIERKASASGISIDFFQSDIEGELVQAIGRASGSSIGIVINPAAYSHYSIAILDALSAFDGPVVEVHISQVLSRESFRSNLITARAADAFIAGAGITGYLNAIDIVCDMAGENSS; the protein is encoded by the coding sequence ATGAATTCTCCCCGAATGATAGCTGTCATAAATGGACCCAATCTCTCACGGCTTGGTGAGCGAGAACCCGCTCACTACGGGAATACGACTCAGAGCGAACTAATTGAACTGATAGAACGGAAAGCTTCCGCCTCAGGTATTTCCATCGATTTCTTTCAATCTGACATTGAGGGTGAATTGGTTCAGGCAATAGGCAGGGCTTCCGGGAGTTCAATTGGAATCGTTATCAACCCGGCAGCATATTCACATTATTCGATCGCAATTCTTGATGCTTTGAGTGCGTTTGACGGTCCTGTGGTCGAGGTTCACATCAGTCAGGTTCTGTCACGTGAATCTTTCAGAAGCAATCTGATCACAGCCAGGGCTGCTGATGCATTTATCGCCGGGGCTGGTATCACTGGTTATCTTAATGCCATTGATATCGTCTGTGATATGGCAGGCGAAAACAGCTCCTGA
- a CDS encoding tetratricopeptide repeat protein, which produces MAGNDYSKEIEKLDNEWVKHPTPTVCARLADLLRQRGRLDESLEMAEIGLRRWNGNISISIVQGKCFRDSGLLEKALDIFSNAHDAQPQNLVALLNLAQIHFQKKQWNKAVEYLEEYLFEHPGDEEARELLEDAKIKKNSSKNFYDDDESSDESDPDTSVFPETERMTKVLKSQGIVSDSDVVSEEEVPEAPSGDEPDIQISSTGSLLGFFSEEEKDEFQLKSYDKEVE; this is translated from the coding sequence ATGGCCGGGAATGATTACTCCAAGGAGATAGAGAAACTTGATAATGAATGGGTTAAGCATCCTACACCTACAGTCTGCGCACGATTGGCTGATCTTCTAAGGCAGAGAGGAAGGCTTGACGAATCTCTGGAAATGGCCGAGATCGGATTGAGAAGATGGAATGGCAACATATCCATCAGTATCGTTCAGGGAAAGTGTTTTCGTGATTCAGGTCTTCTTGAGAAGGCGCTTGATATCTTCAGCAATGCACATGATGCTCAGCCCCAAAATCTTGTCGCTCTTCTCAATCTGGCGCAGATTCATTTTCAGAAGAAACAATGGAATAAAGCTGTAGAATATCTCGAGGAGTACCTGTTCGAGCATCCAGGTGATGAAGAAGCGCGGGAATTGCTGGAGGATGCGAAGATTAAGAAGAATTCATCAAAAAACTTTTATGACGATGATGAAAGTTCAGATGAATCCGATCCGGATACAAGTGTGTTTCCAGAGACTGAAAGAATGACGAAGGTTTTGAAGTCACAGGGAATTGTGTCTGATTCCGACGTTGTTTCCGAAGAGGAGGTTCCTGAAGCTCCTTCCGGTGATGAACCTGATATTCAGATATCATCAACCGGCAGTCTTCTTGGTTTTTTCTCTGAAGAGGAAAAGGACGAATTCCAGTTGAAATCGTATGACAAAGAGGTTGAATGA
- a CDS encoding DUF4837 family protein, producing the protein MKYLSALSILMFLISCRSPATGPVKGVLVVYGSGVDYSLVDELLEDIQIHVITVDTENVFNFSSCTEEMFKGDLRNRRTILFVAEQEDRLPDVLQRIDGIYQADDVWATGQNVFGIIQSEFTQLAELSRLLERSYNEHLSAYIYGSFVSTQMSSPERIDSLLTLGFSMDIPKSYQLSDWDPDAGFLQYQRTVSDECLLLLSIRWIDDDIVLNPDDAVLWRETVARHYFYNAAADSVDRSRVVVDQYELHGLRGWKLLGMWRNPDHLNAGAFTSYILHADGCRYLLDMEIFHEHREKEPYVREGWIIMNTFFAGG; encoded by the coding sequence ATGAAATACCTGTCAGCACTTTCTATTCTGATGTTTCTGATTTCATGCAGGAGTCCTGCAACCGGTCCTGTCAAGGGAGTCCTTGTTGTTTACGGATCAGGTGTTGATTACAGCCTGGTTGATGAATTGCTGGAAGACATTCAGATTCATGTTATTACAGTAGACACTGAAAATGTTTTCAATTTCTCCTCCTGTACCGAAGAGATGTTCAAAGGAGATCTCAGAAACAGGAGGACAATTCTATTTGTTGCAGAGCAGGAGGATAGGCTCCCCGATGTGCTTCAGCGGATAGATGGTATTTACCAGGCAGACGATGTATGGGCAACCGGACAGAATGTATTTGGTATCATTCAATCTGAATTCACACAGTTAGCGGAATTATCCAGACTGCTCGAGCGATCGTATAATGAGCATCTATCGGCTTATATTTACGGAAGCTTTGTTTCTACACAGATGAGCAGCCCGGAGAGAATAGACAGTCTTCTAACACTTGGTTTCAGTATGGATATCCCCAAATCTTACCAACTCTCCGACTGGGATCCGGATGCCGGATTTCTTCAGTATCAACGTACCGTATCCGATGAATGCCTGCTTCTTCTTAGCATAAGATGGATTGACGATGACATTGTACTGAATCCGGATGATGCTGTCTTATGGCGTGAAACTGTTGCCAGACACTACTTCTACAATGCGGCTGCAGATTCTGTTGACAGATCAAGGGTTGTGGTAGACCAGTATGAGCTGCATGGTCTCAGAGGGTGGAAGCTTCTAGGAATGTGGCGGAATCCTGATCATCTGAACGCAGGAGCATTTACCAGCTATATTCTACATGCCGATGGATGCAGGTATCTGCTGGATATGGAAATCTTCCATGAACACAGAGAAAAGGAACCATATGTCCGTGAAGGCTGGATAATAATGAATACTTTCTTTGCAGGAGGATGA